In one window of Agromyces badenianii DNA:
- a CDS encoding MarR family winged helix-turn-helix transcriptional regulator — MADRAITVAAWESLFRAQVTIMRALAAEFPSDVISLNEYDVLFTITRAPDRRLRLKELNRNVLLTQPSVSRLVDRLAARELVSKLPDPNDGRGTIVAITESGFTLFRRVAIIHMDAINRQIGDTLSESELRTLAALCDRLRRDIDGAQPAEAAS; from the coding sequence ATGGCAGATCGTGCGATCACCGTCGCCGCATGGGAGTCGCTGTTCCGTGCGCAAGTCACGATCATGCGAGCACTGGCCGCCGAGTTCCCGAGCGACGTCATCTCGCTGAACGAGTACGACGTGCTGTTCACCATCACACGGGCGCCCGACCGCCGACTGCGGCTCAAGGAGCTGAATCGGAACGTGCTCCTGACGCAGCCCAGCGTGAGCCGTCTCGTCGACCGGCTCGCCGCGCGCGAGCTGGTTTCGAAGCTCCCCGACCCGAACGACGGGCGCGGCACGATCGTGGCCATCACCGAGTCGGGATTCACGCTCTTCCGCCGCGTCGCGATCATCCATATGGACGCGATCAACCGGCAGATCGGCGACACGCTCAGCGAGTCCGAGCTGCGCACCCTCGCCGCACTCTGCGATCGGCTACGCAGGGACATCGACGGGGCGCAGCCCGCCGAAGCCGCGAGCTGA
- a CDS encoding winged helix-turn-helix domain-containing protein, with product MSLALATTPVRTVQARTAPSLTAAPSTTPLRSLAATASRVAAETTDASAEAAGRSPRVRAVPEGTEARGFVLYVGIDEAKAIADGTTLHRIVEALRALTAEVSPSAETYAAVALAPEGAGGRDVDVVRLALQDPSALAKQREGQRTRDDSDRHPNGVIIDISRKRVLLDGEAAGLTYKEFELLQYLVLREGRTIDRHELIDNLWDADDEAPSERTIDVHVRRLRSKLAHYQDIVRTVRGVGYRFDRHADVSIRQASTPSPDLY from the coding sequence ATGTCTCTCGCACTCGCAACCACCCCCGTCCGCACCGTCCAGGCTCGCACCGCCCCCTCGCTGACGGCGGCTCCCTCGACCACTCCGCTCCGCTCGCTCGCCGCGACCGCCTCTCGCGTCGCCGCCGAGACGACCGACGCCTCGGCCGAGGCCGCGGGCCGCTCGCCCCGGGTTCGCGCGGTGCCCGAAGGCACCGAGGCCCGCGGCTTCGTGCTCTACGTCGGAATCGACGAAGCCAAGGCCATCGCCGACGGCACGACGCTCCACCGCATCGTCGAGGCGCTTCGAGCCCTCACCGCCGAGGTCTCCCCCTCGGCCGAGACCTACGCCGCCGTGGCACTCGCACCCGAGGGCGCCGGCGGCCGCGACGTCGACGTCGTGCGACTCGCCCTGCAAGATCCTTCCGCGCTCGCCAAGCAGCGCGAGGGGCAGCGCACCCGTGACGACTCCGACCGCCACCCCAACGGCGTCATCATCGACATCTCCCGCAAGCGCGTGCTGCTCGACGGCGAGGCGGCCGGCCTGACCTACAAGGAGTTCGAGCTGCTGCAGTACCTCGTGCTCCGCGAGGGTCGCACGATCGACCGCCACGAGCTCATCGACAACCTCTGGGACGCCGACGACGAGGCGCCGAGCGAGCGCACGATCGACGTGCACGTGCGTCGCCTGCGCTCGAAGCTCGCGCACTACCAGGACATCGTGCGCACCGTGCGCGGCGTCGGCTACCGCTTCGACCGTCACGCCGACGTCTCGATCCGCCAGGCCTCGACGCCCTCGCCCGACCTGTACTGA
- the upp gene encoding uracil phosphoribosyltransferase — protein MRVHVADHPLITHKLTVLRDQTTPSPVFRSLVEELMTLLAYEGTRGVRVEPVDIITPVAAATGVRIAEPKPLIVPILRAGLGMLEGMVKLLPTAEVGFLGMARNEETLEPTTYAERLPDDLSDRQCFVLDPMLATGGSLIAAIEFLLKRGATDVTAICILAAPEGLAAVERALEGREVTVVLGAVDERLNELGYIVPGLGDAGDRLYGTV, from the coding sequence ATGCGAGTCCACGTTGCCGATCACCCGCTCATCACTCACAAGCTGACGGTGCTCCGCGACCAGACGACCCCGTCGCCGGTCTTCCGCTCGCTCGTCGAAGAGCTCATGACGCTGCTCGCCTACGAGGGCACTCGCGGTGTGCGCGTCGAGCCCGTCGACATCATCACCCCGGTGGCTGCGGCGACCGGTGTGCGCATCGCCGAGCCGAAGCCTCTCATCGTGCCGATCCTGCGCGCGGGCCTCGGCATGCTCGAGGGCATGGTGAAGCTGCTGCCGACCGCAGAGGTCGGCTTCCTCGGCATGGCTCGCAACGAAGAGACGCTCGAGCCGACCACCTACGCCGAGCGCCTGCCCGACGACCTCAGCGACCGCCAGTGCTTCGTGCTCGACCCCATGCTCGCCACGGGCGGCTCGCTCATCGCCGCGATCGAGTTCCTGCTGAAGCGCGGCGCGACGGATGTCACGGCGATCTGCATCCTCGCCGCCCCCGAGGGTCTCGCGGCGGTCGAGCGGGCTCTGGAGGGCCGGGAGGTCACCGTGGTGCTCGGGGCCGTCGACGAGCGACTCAACGAACTGGGCTACATCGTGCCCGGCCTCGGCGACGCGGGCGACCGGCTGTACGGCACGGTATAA
- the tadA gene encoding tRNA adenosine(34) deaminase TadA, translating into MELPLHRDWMRLALAEAAQAPATRDVPVGAIVVDAAGAVIAARRNERELLGDPTAHAELLALRSAAEVTGDWRLTECTLVVTLEPCVMCAGAILAARIPTVVFGAWDEKAGAAGSLYDVLRDRRLNHRVEVFAGVEADAAAELLLDFFDDPLRRP; encoded by the coding sequence GTGGAGCTGCCGCTGCACCGCGACTGGATGCGCCTCGCGCTCGCCGAAGCCGCGCAGGCGCCCGCCACGCGCGACGTGCCCGTGGGCGCGATCGTGGTCGACGCCGCGGGCGCGGTCATCGCCGCGCGCCGCAACGAGCGCGAGCTCCTCGGCGACCCCACCGCGCACGCCGAATTGCTCGCGCTCCGCTCGGCCGCCGAGGTGACGGGCGACTGGCGCCTGACCGAGTGCACGCTCGTCGTCACTCTCGAGCCCTGCGTCATGTGTGCCGGGGCGATCCTCGCGGCCCGCATCCCGACCGTGGTCTTCGGCGCATGGGATGAGAAGGCCGGCGCTGCCGGATCCCTCTACGACGTGCTCCGCGACCGGCGGCTCAACCACCGGGTCGAGGTGTTCGCGGGCGTCGAGGCGGATGCCGCGGCCGAGCTGCTCCTCGACTTCTTCGACGACCCCCTGCGTCGCCCCTGA
- a CDS encoding glutamine amidotransferase-related protein, whose protein sequence is MTAPRRTALVLRHDSAIGLGNLGPTLHAHGYEIVTVDAPSTDVAALDALEPDLVVVLGGDEGAYEIDRYPYLADEIGLLRTRIEAEAPIFGVCLGAQLLASALGAEVFKGPKKEVGWLTVEPTEAGANSPVRHFAGVPTVQWHGDTFELPEGVDRLAASGQYENQAFAKGDWLLAVQFHPEVTDEIHEDWLREWGDELPEYGLSREQLRAQRASFGPAAEAASARLLGEYLDGLAVRTAAQSAAVGEPAAVEESAVG, encoded by the coding sequence GTGACGGCACCTCGCCGCACCGCCCTCGTGCTGCGGCACGACTCGGCCATCGGCCTCGGCAATCTCGGCCCGACGCTCCACGCGCACGGCTACGAGATCGTCACGGTCGACGCCCCGTCGACGGATGTCGCGGCGCTCGATGCCCTCGAACCCGACCTCGTGGTGGTGCTCGGCGGAGACGAGGGTGCGTACGAGATCGACCGCTACCCGTATCTCGCCGACGAGATCGGGCTGCTGCGCACGCGTATCGAAGCGGAGGCGCCGATCTTCGGCGTGTGCCTCGGAGCGCAGCTGCTCGCGAGCGCACTCGGGGCCGAGGTCTTCAAGGGGCCGAAGAAAGAGGTCGGCTGGCTGACGGTCGAGCCGACCGAGGCGGGCGCGAACTCGCCCGTGCGGCACTTCGCCGGGGTGCCCACCGTGCAGTGGCATGGCGACACCTTCGAGCTGCCCGAGGGCGTCGACCGCCTGGCCGCCTCCGGCCAGTACGAGAACCAGGCGTTCGCGAAGGGCGACTGGTTGCTCGCGGTGCAGTTCCACCCCGAGGTCACCGACGAGATCCACGAGGACTGGCTGCGCGAGTGGGGCGACGAACTGCCCGAGTACGGCCTCAGCCGCGAGCAGTTGCGCGCGCAGCGGGCGTCGTTCGGGCCGGCCGCAGAGGCGGCATCCGCTCGCCTGCTCGGCGAGTACCTCGACGGGCTCGCGGTGCGCACGGCGGCCCAGTCCGCGGCGGTCGGGGAGCCGGCGGCGGTCGAGGAGTCGGCGGTCGGGTAG
- a CDS encoding cation diffusion facilitator family transporter: MSASGGTKAIIAAFLANTGIAITKFIAWFFSGSASMLAEAVHSVADAGNQLLLILGGRKARKAADKEHPFGYGRERYVYAFVVAIILFSVGGIFSIYEGVDKLQHPHELENAWLPILVLSIAIVLESFSLRTAVKESNHVRGRQSWVQFVRRAKAPELPVVLLEDVAALLGLVFAFLGVGLTILTGNPVFDAIGTLMIGTLLVIVAIVLGIETKSLLVGEGANDDDVARIAQAILDGPEAERIIHMKTLYLGPDELLVAAKLGFTADQRLLEVSTATNVIEQRIREAVPAARVVYIEPDVYVEPNQPAPPTDAIVIKGLE; encoded by the coding sequence ATGAGCGCATCGGGCGGTACGAAAGCCATCATCGCGGCATTCCTTGCGAACACGGGCATCGCGATCACGAAGTTCATCGCGTGGTTCTTCTCCGGTTCCGCGTCGATGCTCGCCGAGGCCGTGCACTCGGTCGCCGATGCCGGCAACCAGTTGCTCCTCATCCTCGGCGGCCGCAAGGCCAGGAAGGCCGCCGACAAGGAGCATCCGTTCGGCTACGGCCGCGAACGCTACGTCTACGCGTTCGTCGTCGCGATCATCCTGTTCTCGGTCGGTGGCATCTTCTCCATCTACGAGGGAGTCGACAAGCTGCAGCACCCGCACGAGCTCGAGAACGCGTGGCTGCCGATCCTCGTGCTCTCGATCGCCATCGTGCTCGAGTCGTTCTCCCTGCGCACCGCGGTGAAGGAGTCCAACCACGTGCGCGGGCGCCAGAGCTGGGTCCAGTTCGTGCGCCGGGCGAAGGCGCCCGAGCTGCCCGTGGTGCTGCTCGAAGACGTCGCGGCCCTGCTCGGCCTCGTGTTCGCGTTCCTCGGCGTGGGCCTCACGATCCTCACCGGCAACCCGGTCTTCGACGCGATCGGCACCCTCATGATCGGTACCCTCCTCGTGATCGTGGCGATCGTGCTCGGCATCGAGACGAAGTCGCTCCTCGTCGGCGAGGGCGCCAACGACGACGACGTCGCGCGCATCGCGCAGGCGATCCTCGACGGCCCCGAGGCCGAGCGCATCATCCACATGAAGACCCTCTACCTCGGCCCCGACGAACTGCTCGTCGCCGCGAAGCTGGGCTTCACCGCCGACCAGCGCCTGCTCGAGGTGTCGACGGCCACGAACGTGATCGAACAGCGCATCCGCGAGGCCGTGCCCGCCGCACGGGTCGTCTACATCGAGCCCGACGTGTACGTCGAGCCGAACCAGCCCGCACCGCCCACCGACGCGATCGTCATCAAGGGCCTCGAGTGA